From Glycine max cultivar Williams 82 chromosome 11, Glycine_max_v4.0, whole genome shotgun sequence, the proteins below share one genomic window:
- the LOC100799023 gene encoding UPF0496 protein 4: MVLLTEKLAKRYFNFKLENRHHAITHPQPEELSSSLLAFKSYVSKSIDQLALDLKPGSETLSLTWFGRCFDLLPLINKAFAKLVADIDYPMSKWEIFSIEGYYLSYTLSLLELLNSISSCFSHLGQASLSLVHGLTLVENSPSLATKPYLKAIQLQQGCFSTNFGQDHDDEKRVFFSGKEWMVHEAVKEMRSIGFWVCGVMLSCLYGDGKPYMELRKIAGGFDGGSLVATLDSKIGEQLMKQRPIFSEIKEVNNAVSNLLVASDEVRHDAAKELQTKLSVLEKLSDDIRKEVDNLFANVMTQRSELIDGFRLQKQPQK, encoded by the coding sequence ATGGTACTTTTGACAGAGAAACTTGCAAAACGTTACTTCAACTTCAAGCTGGAGAATCGCCACCATGCCATTACACATCCTCAACCAGAGGAGTTATCATCTTCACTTCTTGCGTTTAAATCCTATGTGTCCAAATCAATTGACCAATTAGCATTGGATTTGAAACCTGGATCAGAGACCTTGTCCTTGACATGGTTTGGAAGGTGTTTTGACCTCTTGCCCTTAATCAACAAGGCTTTTGCAAAGCTTGTTGCGGATATTGACTACCCAATGAGTAAATGGGAGATTTTTTCCATTGAAGGGTACTACTTGAGCTACACCTTGAGTTTGCTAGAGCTTCTGAATTccatttcttcttgtttttctcATCTTGGCCAAGCTAGCCTTTCTCTGGTTCATGGTTTGACCCTAGTGGAGAATTCACCTTCTTTGGCTACAAAGCCATATCTGAAAGCAATTCAActtcaacaagggtgtttcaGCACCAACTTTGGTCAAGATCATGATGACGAAAAAAGGGTTTTTTTCTCTGGCAAGGAGTGGATGGTTCATGAGGCTGTAAAGGAAATGAGGAGTATTGGATTCTGGGTATGTGGGGTTATGTTGTCTTGTTTATATGGTGATGGTAAGCCATACATGGAGCTGAGAAAAATTGCTGGAGGGTTTGATGGTGGTTCTCTAGTTGCCACGCTTGATTCCAAAATCGGTGAACAGTTGATGAAGCAAAGGCCAATCTTCAGTGAGATCAAAGAGGTAAACAATGCTGTTTCTAACCTTCTTGTTGCTTCTGATGAAGTGAGACATGATGCAGCCAAGGAATTGCAGACAAAGCTGAGTGTGTTGGAGAAGCTATCTGATGATATAAGGAAGGAGGTGGATAATCTGTTTGCCAATGTAATGACTCAGAGATCCGAATTAATTGATGGCTTTCGGCTACAGAAACAGCCACAAAAATAA